The genomic stretch tagtcgcggactaagtggaaaaccattgtaatctgttgcgattagtggattaaatcctcaggtgaggtaaatcactccgtgggggtggactggagtagtttagttaacaacgaaccaggataaaaataactgtgcatattgtttttatcgttcaagtttttagactacacttattcaaaccccccctttctaagtgtttttctatccttcaattttatgattttctcttctttttattgttttttttaatataactatttTTGTCATGTGAGCGAAAAGAAGAGGATAAAGAAAACTCATATTAGTTTTGCATCCTTATTACTTGAAAATCATAAGAAAAATTGCAGCTTATGTAAGTATATTTTTAATAGTAATCTTTGAGAAAAATgtgtatttgatttaaatttattgGTGATCTtcaataaacaaaaatgaagaatctaataatataaaaaatgtatCATTTGTCAATAAAAAATGTATTTGTGATTCACTTGATATAATGAGAatgataaaaatgaattttatttttattaaaatatgtatcttattgattttaaaatgtttataaattattttataaaataaaataaatatattaataaaaattttatcTTATGATTTTGTATGATCTTACTCATGTCATCTTTGAAATTTATCCACACCTCTCTATTAAAATATCTAAGcttgagttttttaaaaaaataatttttgttattttattgcaattttaattgagattatatttttctatttccCACATTTCTATATAGAAGCATTTGATCAAATTGATAGTATGATCGTATACATTCAGTTAAGGTGCACAATTAATAATAAAGTGCatgaataaaaatttatattacatGTTATAAAAACAACTAAAATAATTTGTAATGAATTTAATTAAACCATGTAAATTATctcttaatttatattattttgtcttcctatgatatataattattatttcctTTGAAATATAATGAAAGTAATAATGAGAATACAATATTTGAAAAAAGTAACATAAGAGtcataaaaaagataaaaagaaatcaaataaatgagaaaaaaacatttatatacaATCATATATTAATGTCAtcgatttttatttatattttttcattgaAGGAAAAAGTTCATATAAGTATATTATCTTAAAACATGTGCAACACATAAGTTATGTACATAGCCTCAAAATTAAtactataaattaaattaaatttttatacaaATAAAGGTCTAGGCAATATGTCTATGTAGGTAGATATAATATAAATATGTGTAATTTAATCTCACATATAATTGactaaaaagtaattttttttctaacttattgtctttcacattaaaaaattattttaattgcaAACATAATCTAAATGGCctacaaaataaatttatatgcaaataaaaaattaaatatcaattattatagaaaaatgtaattttatttcaaatataccCGTGCGAAGTACGGGCCGGCAATCTAGTAAGATTAACATTTAAAACTCCGTCGACCTTCTCAACATCCTAAAATCCAAGGATCAATCCATCATTTTTTCGCTCCCCTCTTAATGAAGCGAATTCGCCACATCTTAAGGGAGAAGACTTTAAAATTATCtttaaatacaaattttaaaattttctattagagattttgtattttataaaaataaaataaaaaacttcttATTTAAAATCGAAGATCCTCCTTCTTTTTCATTCAAAATCCCCCCTCCAAATTATCTTCACCCAAATTGCATCCTTTCAAAATTGTATTACCACTAGACATCACTCACACTCCTCTATCAGAATTGGTTTGAATTTGGGGTTATATTCTTATTGAAGTgagtgaaaaaaaaacaaaacatggaACAGCTTCATAGTCGtcgtcgtcatcatcatcatctataGTTACTCCAGCCTCCATCAACCAAACCACACCAATATGGTAATCTCTCATTACAACCAATCTTACAATCACATTATCCATGAATTCACCACTTATTCGAACTCTCTTCAACGCAAaaccatatcatcaaaaaacactCACACAAACATCCTCATTTTGCTCCTCTCCCACCATTCTCCCCTCAtcacaacaactccaacaacttcTCTCACATTGCACCAACCTAACCCATCTCCAACAAACCCATTCCTTCATGCTAAAAACATCCCTCGACCAAAACGACATCAACCTCTCCCGTTTCATTCACAAATCCGCTTCCCTCGGTTTCTCAAACTACTCTTACTCAATCTTCACCTTCAATCACAACCGTCCATTCAACGTCTTTGTCTATAACAACATAATCTTAGCACTTTCTTCAACCAACCCTACACGTTCCGTTTCGTTCTTCAACTTCGTTCGTAATCTAGGCTTGTCGCTTGATTCTTACTCTTTGCCTTATGTTTTGAAAGCTGTTGTTTCTTTGAATGACGTTGTTTTGGGTAGACAGGTACATTGTGTTGGTGTTGTTACTGGATTGGACTCGGGTTTATCGGTTGTTTGTTCGGTTATTCAAATGTATTCGAATTGTGGGAATGATGTGTGTTCTGCACGCAAGGTGTTTGATGAGTTTGTGTTGTTGTTTAGAGGAAATGGTTCTGTTTGGAATGCTATGATTGTTGCTTATGCTAAAGTGGGTGATGTGTGTAATGCACGGAAGCTGTTTGATGATATGCCTCAATGGGATAAAGGTGTTTTTTCTTGGACGGCTCTAATTTCTGGTTACACGCAGACTCATAATCCCAGTGAGGCGATTAAGCTCTTTCGAAGAATGCAGCTTGAGAATGTGAAGCCTGATGAAATTGCAATTCTGGCTGTACTATCTGCGTGTGCTGATTTGGGTGCTCTTCACTTGGGAGAGTGGATTCACAACTACATTGAAAGGCATAAATTGAGCAAGATTGTTCCTCTTTACAACTCGCTCATAGACATGTATGCCAAATCAGGCAACATAAGTAAAGCATTACAACTGTTTGAGAATATGAAACATAAAACAGTTATAACATGGACAACAATGATTTCCGGGCTTGCTTTACATGGTCTCGGAAAGGAAGCCCTTCGTGTATTTTCTTGCATGGAGAAAGAGGGTCGAGTCAAGCCAAACGAAGTCACCTTTATAGCCATCCTTTCTGCTTGTAGTCATGTTGGAATGGTTGAACTAGGTCGTGATTATTTCACGTCAATGAGGTCGAGATACAGAATTGAACCTAAGATTGAGCACTATGGCTGCATGATTGATTTGCTTGGGCGAGCTGGCCATCTTGAAGAagcaaaaaaattggttttgcagATGCCCTTTGAAGCAAATGCAGCTATATGGGGATCACTTCTTGCTGCCTCAACTAGATGTGGTGATGCAGATCTAGCAGCAGAAGCTTTGCGTCATCTCATGGTGTTAGAGCCACACCATTGTGGAAATTATTCACTCTTGTCCAATACATATGCTTCACTTGGTAGATGGAGTGAATCTTGGATGGTAAGGAAGGATATGCGCAATGCAGGTGTAGAAAAGGTGCCAGGTGTCAGTTTTATTGAGTTGAACAATATAGTACATGAATTCATTGCTGGAgacaaattaagcatatactttgTTGACATATTTGATGTCTTGCATAGCTTAGACGGGCAACTAAGGCTAGAGGACCCTTAGATATTTATGAGATTTGGTTTCTCTGCAGTTGTGGAATTCGAAGTCACAGCAGGAACAGCTGAAGAAGTGCATGTTTTGAATTGTCTCCATGGATTCTTGACAAGAGTTTTGTAATACCATCTTGTCTCTATACATATCCCAGTTCTTTTTAAAAAGCTGGATTTTTAGATTTCTTCAATACACCTGAAAAAATCTCTCGTGCCCCATTCTGATATGGTATTTCCTTGGTTGTATATCATTAGTATCTTCtaagatatttaaaaaattacGATTGGATTGTGAAATAAGCAACAAGTCTAATAactaaaaaaacttaaattagaAACTCGTTACAGTTgctaaaaattagaaaaataagcaACAGTtctaataactaaaaaaaataaaattagaaaccGGTTACAGTtgctaaaaattaaaaaaatacaaacagTGGTAACTGTTTACTGCAAATGCGTAATCGAATACGtcaatgtcataatcatatttttttcaatttatttgacTTTTTCACATACCTATAATCGGTTACACATTTGTGATAACCGATTATAGCACTTGAATTCTCAATTTTCACTTAACACACTACCTTAATTCAAGTATCCTAAGTCCTCCATGCTCATGTTCCTCTTCAATCTCTTTAACACTTCAGTTGTGACTCCCTTAGTCAACAAATCAGCCACTTAGTTTTCACTTATATAATATCTAAATCTCAACCTTTCTTCACTAACAAGCTTTTCAAATAGTGAAACATCATCTGAATATGCTTGCTCCTCCCATGTGCAATTGGGTTCTTAGCAAGGTTTATACGAGAAACGTTTTTAACCAAGAGCGTTACAACGTCGCCCTCATCGATGTCCAactccttcaatagattcattaGACACACAACTTGGCACTCACACAACAAAATGTACTCGGCCTCACAAGACGAGAGTTCTACTACCGATTccttcttcgaacaccatgagaTTGGTGTTCCACCGAACATAAAGATGTATTCAACTGTAGACTTTCCATCATGTTTATCTCCGCACCAATTGGAATCGGTAAAACCGAGCAAATTGCATTTTCTGCCCGTGTCCACTGCGGAAAAGAGAATTCCGCAGCCAATGGATCTTTTGACATATCTTAGAATCCTCTCAACTGCTGCCAAGTGAGACACATTTGATCTCACCATGAATGTTCTCATAATACCGACACTAAACACTTAATTCAATCGTGTATTGCACAAGTTACACAAGGATACAACCAGCCTGCTATACAGAGTTGGATTAACATCTTATTCATCCTCATTCTTCGACAACAAAACTATTTGTCTTAAATATTGTAAAGTTTCATACAATAGTCATTCAACACTTCCATTTTATATTCaatttcttttgtttctctataATTATTTTCTACAACAAATACACCAAAAGGGATTTCCAtctataataatgacaaaaggaGTAAATTGCAAGAAAGTGGCTTCCATATGTAATGGGTGTAAATCTGAGGAAAGTGGTTTTCATCTGTTCTGGTGAACCATATTTCGGTGAATATGTAATGTTGTTCCGGTGAACCATACTCACCTTTTGCCTTCACTGTCATCATCACCACAATAACTGTAAGGAAAAACATGAGAATATGGTCCCGTTTAGTACCCATTTTTTAATCTTTATCCAACAAAAAAACACACATAGAAGAAGTTAtaaggagagaaaaaaaagaatgagAGGTTTGTTTTGTTATGGAGATTTATATTTGTCATAGTCGGAATTACGACTTTCGTCATAGTTGATGGTTGAGATAACACATAGTCATCATTTCATTTATTTGCTCGCTTTTTTATTTAGGGATTTGGGTCTTTAATAGGGTTGTTCATGGTAACTGAACAGAACCGAATCAAATCATAGTAAAAATTCACTCAAACTGAACTGCTTCAATTTACTAAGAATCGAACTGAAGCAAAATAATTGATTTGGTATGCCATTTCAAAATTCCGAACCGTACCGAATCATTAGAAGACAATTTTCCCCAAACCGAACCGTTTAATAAAGAACCGAACCGTTAagctatttttcaattttttttctaaaaaaaattaacttgttAAAAGAACTTTTCATTTTTAAGTTTTGGTTCGGTTCGTGTTGAGTTTCAATTCGGTTCGGTTTCAGTTACAGCTCGGTTCTAGAACTGTCTGTGCATAATGGTTTGGTTCACTAACCAAACATAAGGGTTCGATTATTTTAACGTCaattcggtttggttcgattgTTCGGTACAATTTTAGGATTTTTTTAACAACCCTAGTATTCaacttatttttcatttaataaatTTTCTATCATTTGATTGATCTAATGGCTAAGATTTAGTGAAGGAGAGAAATAGAGAAGATTTCTAAAGGAGACGATCCGTGTCCAACACTTTACACTCATTTAATTTGATCAAGAATGAGTTATTTTGAATCTTTGTGACTTTGATAACTTCTctctatttaaatataaattaatcaaGCGAAATGCTCTTTTCACCCTCATATGAGTATATCACATCCTTAAAACTCTAAATTTATCTTTCatgatttcgaagatgcatcgTCAAACGCATCTAAAATTACATCAACAAAAACGTTGCAAGTAAGACACTCTTTATTTTGCCCgaaaaaaatattcaaagatGCGTCTTGTAAAGTGCCACCATATCTAATCTATGCTAGCGAGTATTTACAAATTTAAGGTTTTCATCTACCTCATTACCGGTCGGTGGCTCAATCACACCAAGAGCATTCATCTGCCGCTTCACTTCAATAAGAACCTCAATTTTTCGCATCAAACACATTGTAAAATAATCATCCATGCTACAACTGTATCCAAAACTTAGACATCACTTAAAAAAACTACCATCTCTAAATAATAAGACTGGTGTAGATTCAAGTaggatatgaaaaaaaaaaatctgacTAAAAGGAATTATGGTTAGAACATGCATAAGTTGAAAAAAACATCATCAAGTAAAGATTTTTactcttaaaatataaaaaaaatctataaaatagGCAAAATCGAAGTTCATAACAATTACctcatttaataaatattttttttaccaaaagccATTTTAAGAATTACCAATAGCAAAACCCTCAATGAAAATTCCTTTGAAACAAACAAATCATCAACAAGGAAATTTCAAAAACTAGATCCATAAACAAAGTAAGCTCCATTTGAACTAAGAAATCAAAAACTCAATAATTAGATAGGAACAATTCAATGAGGTAGATGATGACCTTGAATTTGAATATACTATTGAGACTCATTAAAACACATCATCAGCAACTAATTCAATTTTTACTTCAATGGTTAAACTCTAAAGATCCATATTAAATCTCACaactttactttatatattaatattttatttttatttaaaataaaaatttaaattatttaaatttaaattaatataaataagtaaaattaaacataaaatttaaaacaataattaaattaaattaaatttatttaaatttcatcCAAAACGCTCTCAAATATACTCAACTAGATCTCTTTGAAGTGTGAGAAAAAATTTGTGTGTAAAATTTTTGAGAATTTCTCAATGCACCCCATGATTCTCTCAGCCACCTGACAAATTTTCATTTATGCCCCCTACTTTCGTAGATGTACATCCGGAAGCatctttttttaaaagaaatttgattttttcCGTAGATTCATCTACGGAAGCGTAAAAAATCATAGTAAACAGTGGAAAAATACAATGAATTTCAGTTCAGCAATTCttctgtaggtacatctacggaacgtgttcAAAAAGAGTATTCCGTAGTTGTACCTACGGAAGAATTactgatatattttaaaaactttttatagaATCGTGTTCGTGGTGAAATTTCGCTTCTAATGGTGTATTCATTTGCTTGAAACAGTTAAGAATCATGATTTTTTTCATAGTATATCATAGTAGTGTAATGTAAATGTAATGGAatatatagtacacgaaaagaAAACATCTTTTAAATCTTACAAATAGtgtcaaatataataaaaatgaaattacatcaatctaataaaaatacagaCGTCAAAAGTGTCTCAAACTAAGACCGATGAGACTAGTAGTTATaatccatattcaaacaaaataaggTCCCAAAAAAACCTAGCTAACATCAATAGTATAACATAACGTCGTTGACATTATCCAAGATAATTGAACTCTCCCGGAGCATAGTCGACCAACACATTATCATGTTTTGTATGATGAAAATAGATTCACTGCAGAACAGCTacaaagttttatttgttttaaattacgtTTAGTAT from Vicia villosa cultivar HV-30 ecotype Madison, WI linkage group LG4, Vvil1.0, whole genome shotgun sequence encodes the following:
- the LOC131600138 gene encoding pentatricopeptide repeat-containing protein At5g56310; the protein is MNSPLIRTLFNAKPYHQKTLTQTSSFCSSPTILPSSQQLQQLLSHCTNLTHLQQTHSFMLKTSLDQNDINLSRFIHKSASLGFSNYSYSIFTFNHNRPFNVFVYNNIILALSSTNPTRSVSFFNFVRNLGLSLDSYSLPYVLKAVVSLNDVVLGRQVHCVGVVTGLDSGLSVVCSVIQMYSNCGNDVCSARKVFDEFVLLFRGNGSVWNAMIVAYAKVGDVCNARKLFDDMPQWDKGVFSWTALISGYTQTHNPSEAIKLFRRMQLENVKPDEIAILAVLSACADLGALHLGEWIHNYIERHKLSKIVPLYNSLIDMYAKSGNISKALQLFENMKHKTVITWTTMISGLALHGLGKEALRVFSCMEKEGRVKPNEVTFIAILSACSHVGMVELGRDYFTSMRSRYRIEPKIEHYGCMIDLLGRAGHLEEAKKLVLQMPFEANAAIWGSLLAASTRCGDADLAAEALRHLMVLEPHHCGNYSLLSNTYASLGRWSESWMVRKDMRNAGVEKVPGVSFIELNNIVHEFIAGDKLSIYFVDIFDVLHSLDGQLRLEDP